From a single Peromyscus maniculatus bairdii isolate BWxNUB_F1_BW_parent chromosome 4, HU_Pman_BW_mat_3.1, whole genome shotgun sequence genomic region:
- the Arl14ep gene encoding ARL14 effector protein → MMDPCSVGVQLRTTHDCHKTFYTRHTGFKTLQELSSNDMLLLQLRTGMTLSGNNTICLHHVKIYIDRFEELQKSCCDPFNIHKKLAKKNLHVIDLDDATFLSAKFGRQLVPGWKLCPKCTQIINGSVDVDSDDRQRRKPESDGRTAKALRSLQFTNPGKQTEFAPESGKREKRKLTKNSSAGSDRQIIPAKSKVYDSQGLLIFSGMDLCDCLDEDCLGCFYACPTCGSTKCGAECRCDRKWLYEQIEIEGGEIIHNKHAGKACGLLSPCHPYDILQK, encoded by the exons ATGATGGATCCATGTTCAGTTGGAGTCCAGCTCCGGACCACCCATGACTGCCATAAAACCTTCTATACTCGGCACACAGGTTTCAAGACTTTGCAAGAATTGTCGTCAAATGACATGCTTTTACTTCAGCTTAGGACTGGAATGACCCTTTCTGGGAATAATACCATTTGTTTGCATCATGTCAAAATTTATATTGACAGATTTGAGGAGTTACAGAAGTCATGTTGTGACCCATTTAACATACACAAAAAGCTAGCCAAAAAGAATCTGCATGTAATTGACCTTGATGATGCCACGTTTCTTAGTGCGAAGTTTGGAAGACAGCTGGTACCTGGTTGGAAGCTTTGCCCCAAATGTACCCAGATCATCAATGGAAGTGTGGATGTTGATTCAGATGACCGCCAGAGAAGGAAACCCGAATcagat GGAAGAACTGCTAAGGCTCTGAGGTCACTGCAATTCACAAACCCGGGAAAGCAAACTGAATTTGCTCCAGAAAGtggaaaaagggagaaaaggaagctgACCAAGAACTCGAGCGCTGGCTCTGACAG acaAATTATTCCAGCAAAGAGTAAAGTCTACGACAGCCAAGGTCTGCTCATTTTCAGTGGCATGGACCTCTGTGACTGCCTTGATGAGGACTGCTTGGGATGCTTCTACGCCTGTCCCACTTGTGGGTCTACCAAATGTGGAGCTGAGTGCCGCTGTGACCGCAAGTGGCTCTATGAGCAAATAGAAATTGAAGGAGGAGAAATAATCCATAATAAACATGCTGG CAAAGCATGTGGTCTATTATCTCCCTGTCACCCATATGATATTTTACAAAAGTGA